AGGGAAGGAAAGGTTGATGGATGGGGAATTCTATAACACTTTTTGAGAAGAGTAATGCTAgtgaaatatgtaaatatcgtataattattttaaaaagaaatagaatttatgattaaaaaattaattttttttatttaagttttgtatgaatttatttttttaaaaaaaattatgtaatatttaccGACTGCAAATACATTTTCTCTTTCgggaattaagaaaaattaccaaaattttGTTGGTTGCAAGGTATCAACCAGTCAGCAAAAACGCATCCGGCCAGGCTAAACTGGCCAACCTATCTGCTTCTAAAAGAGGACCACGAGTCTGACTCCTTTACCCATACCTTTTAACTTTACCAAATCCCATCATTTTCATGTGTAAAAGCTTTTGtgattataattacattatttgTTAAGCAGGTCATGTGAGGATTTTGGACAGTGGCAAAAGTCACGCTATTAATCGTCTTAAATCTTGTtatcttttatcattatttattttcttatatatagaacgtgataattaaataaaatattattttttaatattattattattttaaaaattaaaaaaattaatttttttatattttatataaaaatttaaaaataaaataaaataaaataattttactatccaaacataaCCGACTGTCATAGCCACTAGGGGTGTGCAAATAATGTCTTGGGCCGGTCCGTCCGCATCAATCGAAGTGAGCCCACCCGACATTTGTCGGGTTATTCGGATCCAACTCTCTTACGGGTTGAGATTTGCTAACATCGGTCGAAACCGATTGAGCCGCAGTCTTCGTTTCAAGCCCTTCCTCTGGTTAtacaaaccctagcctccagtGCACCACGCCGTTCGTCTTCGCCGGTCGACTTCGCCGTTTGACTTCGCCGTTCATCTTCGCCGTCCAAACCAATAAGTCCCTCTTAAACGCATTTCCCCCGAACTGAATGAGGATTTTGTGCCCTGGATCCTTCCTCTCTCTGTTTGCAATGAAAAGATTATCCTCTCTGTTTGTAGCTTAGCCATATTATAGCTTAGCCATATTTCATATTTGAGAACAGAGTGGGAATTTGGAAACTGTTCTAGTTTTTCTCAGCATTGGTTGGGAAACTTCGTTCCTTTCTTGCTTGGATAATGGTTTGGTTAAAAAACAGTGAAAGTTTTGGTCCATACTCCACTACGTTTTCTTGGTTCAGAAATTGCTTGGATAATGGAAATGAGATGATAGTTTAAAGTGTTAATGACTAGTTTTACAATTTAGAATTGATAGACTTATCTGCCACTACCTAATTCCCCATAATTGGTCTAAACCTTTACAGATTCCAACTTGgctataataatatatacacatttgGATGAGTATTAGCTGTGGGAGAGTCAACATAAGGTCCTGGAAATTGCATAGGTCAATTTATGTAGGGGAAGGCATTCAGAATGCCCTGTTAAACCAGTAGgtaatattttctttgaattgttGTTAAAGGGAACCCAATCTTCCTTTTTGTGGAGCCCAATTGCTTATTACTTTTATCCATTGATTCTTAACCATTGGATGGAATGCAAATCTTTTGTAGGTCTTCTTTTGTGGTACctgatatgtatgtatatataaatatatggagagagagagagagagagagagagagagagagagagagagagagagagagagagagatgaggctTTCATTACATTTGGTTATGTGGTGAGGAATCAAGATTAATCTGATCATTAGTCTctaatcaataattaatttgtagattaatcttttggtgatacccttataaatttattttcttatcctCTTCCTCCTTAATGATAGATAAAACgttttttccactaacatttttCCTAGAGTTGACTATACTGTAAAATAGTATTtatgtctctctctttctctatgtATTTGAGGGTAGTGAAAGTTTTGGGTAGGAACATGTCAATTTTTGCAAAAAGTCCTTGTATTGTAACCCTAGAGTGTAACTTCTGCATAACATCAGTAACTAATTTGTTATGTACTTGAGACTTTCTTGTTATGTAATTGAGACAACATTTTGTTATGTACTTGACGCTTGGGCCTATAAATATGAATGCTATTCCATTTCTTTTCTATAAAAATAGGCAAATGGAATAACTTCAGGAGGGAGAAAAgacataaattatattaatcaggtCAACCAAATTTACATTGCAAAAGTACAAAGATACATAATGGAGGCTCAAAAACCCCCAATATTACAGCCTTGGTGCATCCAAAATTACAGCTGAAAATACTAGGATACAAAACGTGGGCCTAAATAACCTTTTATCTTCAACACCGACAATGTTTATACTTAAGTATTCACAAGGAAATCTTCCCGTGCTCCATGCAATGCCTCGATGACACCCAAAGCAGGCTTTTGTTGTACCTGATACGATAAAATAACTATAGTTACATGTTTGCATATCCGTTTGGACAGATTAATTCACAAGTAAATTagataagtaaaaaagaaaaaaaaaagaagaagaaatatccCAAACCACCACATAACATCTCAACACCACCACCAAAAAACAACATCCGAAACAACCACTACCAGAACTAGATGAGAGAGTTCATCACATGAATTTCTCCAAAAAGTCCAGACTTGTTTTGGTGTTCACATTGACAAAAGGTTACTGCAAGTTTATTATTACAGCTAAGCTTAGCTACCCAAAAGAAGTTTTATAGTCTTacgaacttatcaaaaaaataaaaaaaagaagttacaACATATACCTATATGGAACATAAGTCCCACAAATGTTTTCCACCATCTGCTGATCCAGCATATTGTCGACCTTCTCTGTGCTGAATTGCTTGTGTTTTTGCAATTGTAAATTTCATTTGTATATCAGTTGGTCTACAAATAGATGGGTTTCTATGCATTACTAATATCTTGATTTttgtatgtaatattttatgtcaGTTCATATATGGATTGCTTTGAAAGTGACACTCATACCAATTTAAGAGGTAATGAGACGGCTACTCCTTTGGATAATCGATCACAAAAGGCATCAAATATTAACTTGTCTAGTAATATTAGTCTCCCTCCTCATAAAAGGAGGGCAAATAAAGACCCCTCAGTAGTGTGGGACCATTTCACTAAAATAGATGGATGCCCTTTAAATGACCCAAAAGCGGAGTGTAATTATTGTCACAAGATTTACTCTTGTCATCCCAAAAGACATGGTACATTAAGTATGCTGCAGCATCTTGGTACTTGTAAGCAACATCCTCATAGAATCAGACTTACGGATCAACAGAATATGAGTCGTGATGGGCCTCTTAAGGGAGTTGGAGATAGTGATGTTAATAACTCGGCAAATGCACATAAGTTTGATTCGGAAACTGTACGAATGGCAATTGCTGAAATGATCATTTGTGATGAGCTTCCATTTAGGATAGTAGAAGCCCAGGGATTTAGGAAGGTATGTAGATCTCTTGAACCAAGGTTTCAAGTGCCATCTCGAACCACTGCAGCAAGAGATTGTATTAAACTGTTTAAAATGGAGAAGGAGAAGTTAAGGCAAATTTTTAAGACGGTTGGGCGGGTTAGTTTAACCAATGATACATGGACGTCAATTCAAAACTTAAATTATATGTGTCTTACTGCACACTTTATCGACTCTAACTGGAAACTACACaaaagaattctaaacttttGTATGATCCCTAATCACAAAGGAGAAACTATTGGAAAGTGTGTAGATTCATGTTTACAAgattggggcattgacaaaatcTTTACTGTTATAGTTGATAATGCTTCCTCAAATGATGTTGCCATTGAATATTTGAGAAAGTTTGTGGGAGGTCATTTGTTTGAAGGGAAGTATATTCACATCAGGTGTTGTGCCCATATAATGAACCTCATTGTGAATGATGGGCTAAGAGATTGTGATGATTCAATCACAAGGGTGCGCAATGCAGTTAGGTATGTTAGATCATCTCCCGCAAGAATGGAGAAATTCAAAAAGTGTATAGAGAAGGAGAAAATTGATTGTACAAAATTGGTATGTCTTGATGTTTCCACGAGATGGAATTCGACTTATCTAATGCTAGAAGTTGCAGAAACATATAAAAAACCTTTTTTGCGATTGGAGAAGGATGATGATTCTTTTGTTCGTTATTGTCGTAGTGTGAACTTGGGCCCCCCTAACTCTAATAATTGGGAGAGAGTTAGAGTATTGATAaagtttttgaagattttttatgatgCTACTGTGAGACTTTCTGGCTCTTTGTATGTCACATCTAATGCATATTTTCAGGAGCTTTGTGGCATACAATCACATTTGTCAAAAATGAGTCAAAGTAATGATGCAGTGTTGAAATGTATGGCAGAAAATATGAAGATTAAGTATGACAAATATTGGGGATCAATTGAAAAGACTAACTTGATGATATTTATTGCTGTTGTTCTTGATCCAAGATGCAAATTTAGTCTTTTGCATTTTTGGTTCAAAAAGATATATGGTGGTAATTTAGTCGAAGAAATGATTGCAATAGTAAAACACTTGATGATGGACATTTATTGGGAGTATAGTATTGTGTATGGGAGTTCAAGTGGAGTTTCCTATTCTGAGCCTCCTTCCTCAGTTGATCCTACTATGGTTGATTCTGATTCTCAACAGAGTTTTTGGATTGAGTATGAGCAAGAAATTATTGAGTCTAATTTGATGAACAAATCAGAGATTGATCAGTACTTAGAACATGGATGTGAGGCACGAGCtccaaattttgatattttggattGGTGAAAGATCAATGAAGTAAAATATCCTATTTTGGCAAAAGTTGCACAGGATGTAATGGCCATTCCCGTTTCTACAGTTTCTTCTGAGTCAGCCTTCATTGCAGGGGGTCGTGTGCTTGACCCATTTCGTAGTTCACTATCTCCAAGAACAGTCGAGGCACTTGTTTGTacacaaaattggttgaaggATCCAATACCCATTGATCTTCGTGCCTCCTTAGATAATATTGAAAGTTTTGAGGCGGAATTGGgtaatgaatttatttcttatttacatatttattaaactttttcataatgtttatttttatatcattttaataatcATGATGTGTTTTTTAGAGTTTGGTCCAAAATCAAGCTTTGCTTATGATGATGAGATTGAGGAGTAACTCAAGGCTTATGGTATGCATGAATGgtatgattttcattttcactcatttttatgtgattttcatgaattaaaaattctgATTTGATTTTCCCTAATGTTAGTTTCTAAACCTTTGATATTGGATTTGTAGATTCACTTGCAAAATGGTGGATTAAAATGGAATGTAGGTAGTAGCTTTGGAATGTGATGCAAAGGAATTTTGTTGCTGCCTTCTCAACAAATTATGGAATTGGTTTTAGTAGTTTGGTAGATGTTTTAATGATTTTAATAGCAATTGTATagaaaaatatgtttattttgtAGTTTTTCTCTTGATAGTTTTTGTACTAGTATTTTGCTCACTCCTTAGTAAtgaaatgatatattatttatatggaAAAGAAACCAAAGTGGGTGCAGAATTGCagcatttcataaaaataaaaaataaaaaataaaaaaataaaaaaaccgaTCTGTCCGTACAACCCGGTTTGTACTgacgggtcgggtcgggttggCGTGCTTTGTGTGGCTGGGTCGGATCCGACCATGCACAAAACCGACTTTTGCTTacgggttgcaggcctaataGCCACCTTTTCTACTCTTTCCAGCCTTTCCATTATTATcctaataatttattaaaatgacCCTAACTTTTTAGATGGGCTAAACTTATGAGTTTTGTTTTAGTTTGGCTTATTTTCAATTCCAGTTTGAATTTCAATAGGCTTAGattaattatttcataaatcatttttaagtgggtttaatttatttcataataGTCGAGAAACCTCATATTTTTACAGAAATTATTTGTATTCAAAAAAACCTTGaaacttaaattaaattattaaatattttatgactAATTTcagtagtaaataataatagattaaagtatttcaaacagtttaaattgtttaaattgtttaaaCTAATTTCTAATTCTCGACAATTGTTTtgatagattttaatataaatttctaCCGAGTTATGATTTAGAAGAATAGATAAagtatttgaatttaaaatattaatagtatttGTTTTAGTACATATCAGAATAGTTAATTAAAATTACTATTCCCTATAGTATGAGTTCAATTATTAAATAGAGAGTCACGATACGATTTCTAGAATTTTTAGTGATGTATATAGTAtgataaatcaaataatttaaagatcAGTCATGTATGACATGAGTATATGTATGAATGATGATGATTTATTATTgtcattatttttacattttatcaAATACTAGTTAATTGTTACAATGACATCTCCACCTTAGATAATGGCCCCTAGCACTAGAAATCACCCAAATCAAGAGGGATCTTCTGAATCTAGCCAAAATGATAACCCGGTCCTCTCGTTAAGGCTGCAACCCAATTCTTCCAATCAATGGATAGAGGCCAGTTTGTAGCACTTAGAGCCCCGTAGGCCGGTTGTAACTTGGAACAATTTTTCAACCAGCATCCCTTTACTTTCGACGGTAGATTGAATCCCATGGATGCGAGAGCTAGATTGAACATATGGAACAAACTTTCGAAACACTTTAATGCACAGATGATCAAAAGGTAAAATATGTCACTTACAGCTTGACAGACATGGCAAACCAATGGTGGAAGTCGATGCGAGCCTTGATACAACTGGAGTTAGGGGAAGCAGTCCCCATTTCTTGGGAATGTTTCAAGAGAGCCTTT
This Carya illinoinensis cultivar Pawnee chromosome 11, C.illinoinensisPawnee_v1, whole genome shotgun sequence DNA region includes the following protein-coding sequences:
- the LOC122282301 gene encoding zinc finger BED domain-containing protein RICESLEEPER 2-like; translation: MLQHLGTCKQHPHRIRLTDQQNMSRDGPLKGVGDSDVNNSANAHKFDSETVRMAIAEMIICDELPFRIVEAQGFRKVCRSLEPRFQVPSRTTAARDCIKLFKMEKEKLRQIFKTVGRVSLTNDTWTSIQNLNYMCLTAHFIDSNWKLHKRILNFCMIPNHKGETIGKCVDSCLQDWGIDKIFTVIVDNASSNDVAIEYLRKFVGGHLFEGKYIHIRCCAHIMNLIVNDGLRDCDDSITRVRNAVRYVRSSPARMEKFKKCIEKEKIDCTKLVCLDVSTRWNSTYLMLEVAETYKKPFLRLEKDDDSFVRYCRSVNLGPPNSNNWERVRVLIKFLKIFYDATVRLSGSLYVTSNAYFQELCGIQSHLSKMSQSNDAVLKCMAENMKIKYDKYWGSIEKTNLMIFIAVVLDPRCKFSLLHFWFKKIYGGNLVEEMIAIVKHLMMDIYWEYSIVYGSSSGVSYSEPPSSVDPTMVDSDSQQSFWIEYEQEIIESNLMNKSEIDQYLEHGCEARAPNFDILDW